One genomic region from Amaranthus tricolor cultivar Red isolate AtriRed21 chromosome 12, ASM2621246v1, whole genome shotgun sequence encodes:
- the LOC130828191 gene encoding uncharacterized protein LOC130828191 codes for MPLTSQAVDALGVVTISLVVFLVVSGLLCILYLLYFRARIQRSELRLLGYFNGPWIVRIILILFGICWGFGEVVRLSFFRRKGKVFHSLTQRWQEDICKLYILSNLGFTEPCLFLIMSFLLRASLHWRGTGILNWKWNFKTIGYVLLYCFPIFILDLLVVIVAPKFRHGKIKVLRKLPEIFTRAYLSSNVSDQPVIACTYPLLCTILHGLFAIVLTTYLLILGRRMVVSVINKGLQRRVYILIFVVLSFLPLRVLLLGFSVLARHEHFLLEALAFSSFLVLLSCIVVGIFMLVFLPVKDSLALNRGLGSWGLEGGRFYTSEDYADSVYLIAANQSHLATSTATTTLGRNSDASTKRGSISFRTMVKDEASSTGGGVYEEEMNTFSPGFRLLSTSSPGSPAALHMKLPSS; via the coding sequence ATGCCCCTGACCAGTCAAGCCGTCGATGCACTCGGTGTGGTGACAATTTCTCTAGTGGTTTTTTTGGTAGTTTCTGGCCTGCTCTGCATACTATACTTACTGTACTTCCGTGCTCGTATTCAGAGATCTGAGTTACGTCTACTTGGTTACTTCAACGGACCTTGGATAGTTCGAATCATTCTTATTTTGTTTGGAATATGTTGGGGCTTTGGTGAAGTTGTGCGGTTAAGTTTCTTTAGAAGGAAGGGTAAAGTTTTTCATTCTCTAACGCAAAGATGGCAGGAAGACATATGCAAGTTATACATTCTATCGAATCTGGGGTTCACAGAACCATGCCTCTTTCTCATAATGTCTTTTCTCCTACGTGCATCCCTGCATTGGAGAGGGACAGGTATACTAAATTGGAAATGGAACTTCAAGACAATTGGTTATGTTCTGCTTTATTGCTTCCCCATCTTCATTTTGGATCTCCTTGTTGTCATAGTTGCCCCCAAATTCCGACATGGAAAGATTAAAGTACTGAGAAAATTGCCGGAAATATTTACCAGGGCATATTTGTCATCCAATGTATCTGACCAACCCGTTATTGCTTGCACTTATCCCTTGCTGTGTACAATACTCCATGGACTGTTTGCCATCGTTCTAACCACATACCTGTTGATTCTCGGGAGGCGAATGGTTGTTTCAGTCATCAACAAAGGGCTGCAGAGGAGAGTTTACATACTTATATTTGTAGTTTTAAGTTTCTTACCTTTGAGGGTTCTTTTGCTTGGGTTTTCAGTTTTGGCTAGGCATGAGCATTTTCTTCTTGAAGCTCTTGCTTTTTCAAGTTTTCTTGTGCTTTTATCTTGTATTGTAGTTGGTATTTTTATGCTTGTTTTCTTACCTGTCAAAGATTCTTTAGCCCTTAATAGGGGTCTGGGGTCGTGGGGTTTAGAGGGAGGAAGATTCTACACATCCGAGGACTATGCTGATTCTGTCTATCTTATTGCTGCTAATCAGAGTCATCTTGCGACCAGCACAGCTACTACGACTCTGGGGAGAAACTCGGATGCCTCAACAAAACGGGGTTCCATTTCATTCCGGACTATGGTCAAAGATGAAGCTTCTTCTACGGGTGGAGGTGTATACGAGGAAGAAATGAATACATTTTCCCCAGGCTTTAGGCTGTTGTCAACTTCGTCTCCTGGTTCCCCAGCTGCCCTACACATGAAACTTCCATCCTCGTAG
- the LOC130828192 gene encoding uncharacterized protein LOC130828192, protein MSFSFFKARSKTPQEVVRSTKDSLLALDTATVVEVKALEKALEEVGKNFSTMRLMLCGDGESEPSTDQILQITLETCKEDVIPLLIHKLHVFGWQARKDLVLCWSVLLKQQVDNMYCCLEYIENHLELLDFLVVCYDNKDAALTGGNMLRECIKFPKLAKYILESTSFELFFKYVELPNFDVASDAFTTFKDLLTKHSKEVADYLTSHYNEFFEMYEKLLTSENYVTRRQSLKLLSDFLLEPPNSHIMKQYILEIRYLKVIMTLLKDSSKNIQLSAFHIFKVFVANPNKTHEIKIILAKNCEKLLDLLRNLSVGKGTEDEQFEEEKEMIMKEIERVSRFINRER, encoded by the exons ATGTCATTCTCGTTCTTTAAAGCTCGCTCTAAAACTCCTCAGGAGGTTGTTAGGTCTACCAAAGATAGTCTCCTGGCTCTTGATACTGCTACCGTTGTCGAAGTTAAAGCTCTTGAAAag GCATTGGAAGAAGTAGGAAAAAACTTTTCGACAATGAGGTTGATGCTTTGTGGAGATGGTGAATCTGAACCAAGCACAGATCAGATTCTACAGATTACGCTTGAAACATGTAAGGAAGATGTTATTCCTCTTCTAATTCACAAGCTACATGTTTTTGGTTGGCAA GCAAGGAAAGATTTAGTCTTATGTTGGTCAGTGTTGTTGAAGCAACAAGTGGACAACATGTATTGCTGTTTAGAATACATTGAGAATCATTTGGAGTTGCTTGACTTCCTTGTTGTTTG CTATGATAACAAAGATGCTGCCTTGACCGGTGGGAACATGTTGAGAGAATGCATCAAGTTTCCAAAACTTGCAAA ATATATATTAGAGTCCACCAGCTTTGAGTTGTTCTTCAAGTATGTAGAGCTTCCCAACTTTGATGTTGCGTCCGATGCATTCACCACATTCAAG GATCTGCTTACTAAACATAGTAAAGAAGTTGCTGATTATCTGACTTCTCACTATAATGAG TTCTTTGAAATGTACGAAAAGCTTTTGACATCAGAGAACTATGTGACAAGAAGACAATCACTTAAG CTCCTCTCAGATTTTCTTTTGGAGCCACCAAATTCACATATTATGAAGCAATACATCCTCGAAATACGTTACCTGAAAGTCATCATGACATTACTTAAG gATTCAAGTAAAAATATCCAGCTTTCTGCTTTCCACATATTCAAG GTGTTTGTGGCAAACCCTAACAAGACACATGAAATCAAAATCATCTTGGCAAAAAATTGTGAGAAATTGTTAGATCTTTTACGCAATCTTTCTGTCGGAAAAG GTACCGAGGATGAACAATTTGAAGAGGAAAAGGAAATGATCATGAAGGAAATAGAAAGAGTATCTCGTTTCATCAATCGTGAACGTTAG
- the LOC130828554 gene encoding glutathione S-transferase T3-like: protein MFHHHHQSHNVNSNIDIYSTPIRGESLDENEMEYDDDDEDENEGNDQDDQYGEDGGNFVHHFDASLYTQPSFQDLVSQFGSPLSFTQLVQPSQQLPNNNDEAPIPSKKSWDLIEDIALICSVMNTSTDPIVSTNQKIRVRWQKVKEAYEAARMERPHLIPRRIPDMLKCRWGRVAPACLKWSGSYDEALRRKKSGTTNEDVLKEAHLIHQRKHGNFNLIEQWKILRKYNKWKQVVKSNQKKQLDQQPTGDVSSESSGKRSRTEEDSETPTTEPQGGSSTRPEGVKKAKARMTGKMVADQSIQALSAFGESLRLNSEILKEKTELQKQKEARKRKQLLLEEYRMNWEIYESLSKNSSAMGS, encoded by the coding sequence atgtttcaccaccatcatcaatctcACAATGTCAACTCTAATATTGATATCTATTCAACTCCAATAAGGGGTGAAAGTTTAGACGAAAATGAgatggagtatgatgatgatgatgaggatgaaaatgaaggAAATGATCAAGATGATCAATATGGTGAAGATGGAGGAAATTTTGTTCATCATTTTGATGCTAGTCTTTACACCCAACCATCATTTCAAGATCTAGTTTCACAATTTGGTTCACCACTGAGCTTTACTCAATTGGTTCAACCATCTCAACAGCTACCTAATAATAATGACGAAGCCCCTATACCTTCAAAGAAAAGTTGGGATTTGATTGAAGATATTGCTCTCATATGTTCAGTCATGAACACAAGTACAGATCCAATTGTGAGCACCAACCAAAAGATAAGAGTGAGGTGGCAGAAAGTTAAGGAAGCTTATGAAGCAGCGAGGATGGAACGACCCCATCTAATCCCACGAAGAATCCCCGACATGCTTAAATGTCGTTGGGGTAGAGTTGCTCCAGCATGTTTGAAGTGGTCTGGAAGTTATGATGAGGCTCTTAGGAGGAAGAAGAGTGGCACGACAAACGAAGATGTGCTTAAAGAAGCGCATTTAATCCATCAAAGAAAACACGGTAACTTTAACTTGATTGAGCAATGGAAAATCTTAAGAAAGTATAACAAGTGGAAGCAAGTggtaaaaagtaatcaaaaaaaacaattgGATCAACAACCAACTGGTGATGTTAGTAGTGAAAGTAGTGGGAAAAGATCAAGGACGGAAGAAGATTCTGAAACACCAACAACTGAACCTCAAGGAGGATCATCCACTCGCCCCGAGGGTGTGAAGAAGGCTAAGGCTCGCATGACTGGGAAAATGGTTGCAGATCAATCAATTCAAGCTTTGAGTGCATTTGGAGAGAGTCTTCGACTTAATTCAGAAATATTGAAAGAGAAGACagaacttcaaaaacaaaaagaagcccGAAAACGAAAGCAACTTCTACTGGAAGAATATCGAATGAATTGGGAGATCTATGAATCATTAAGCAAAAACTCTTCAGCCATGGGAAGCTGA